In Comamonas sp. lk, the following proteins share a genomic window:
- a CDS encoding FAD-binding oxidoreductase — MPATAFLDQLRQIVGASHVLAEGDLTAYEQDWRKRVHGKALAVVRPGNTAEVAAVVKACAAAQVQIVPQGGNTGLSVGSTPDDSGTQVVLSLTRMNQVRHIDRDNLSFTMDAGCILQNLQDVADKEGLLFPLSLAAEGSCTIGGNLGTNAGGTQVVRYGNTRDLCLGLEVVTPQGEIWDGLKGLRKDNTGYDLRNLFIGSEGTLGIITGATMKLFPQPAAQLTAWAAVPSMEAAVRLLGLSHQHLGAGLTGFEVMGQFALSLVIKHMPQLRVPFAGMADAPPYYVLLENADSESEQHARERFEHLLELAFEDGCVLDAVVAESIAQAHELWHIRESIPLAQAEEGLNIKHDISIAASRIPAFVEHADAVLQREIPGVRLVNFGHLGDGNLHYNVQVPEGEDGKQFLRDKEALVNHLVYEAVAAFDGSFSAEHGVGALKVDKLEKYQSPVALQMMHAIKNALDPQGIMNPGVVLAKS, encoded by the coding sequence GCTGGCGGTGGTGCGCCCCGGCAACACGGCCGAGGTGGCCGCCGTGGTCAAGGCCTGCGCGGCAGCCCAGGTGCAGATCGTGCCCCAGGGCGGCAATACCGGCCTGTCGGTAGGCTCCACCCCCGATGACAGCGGCACCCAGGTGGTGCTCAGCCTCACCCGCATGAACCAGGTACGCCATATAGACCGCGACAACCTCAGCTTCACCATGGATGCGGGCTGCATTTTGCAAAACCTGCAGGATGTGGCGGACAAGGAAGGCCTGCTGTTTCCGCTGTCGCTGGCCGCCGAAGGCAGCTGCACCATTGGCGGCAATCTGGGCACCAATGCCGGCGGCACGCAGGTGGTGCGCTATGGCAACACCCGCGATCTGTGCCTGGGTCTGGAGGTGGTCACGCCCCAAGGCGAGATCTGGGATGGCTTGAAGGGCCTGCGCAAGGACAACACCGGTTACGACCTGCGCAATCTCTTCATAGGCAGCGAAGGCACGCTGGGCATCATCACCGGCGCGACCATGAAGCTCTTTCCCCAGCCCGCCGCGCAGCTGACCGCCTGGGCTGCCGTGCCCAGCATGGAAGCGGCCGTGCGCCTGCTGGGCCTGTCGCACCAGCATCTGGGTGCGGGCCTGACGGGCTTTGAGGTCATGGGCCAGTTCGCGCTGAGCCTGGTGATCAAGCACATGCCTCAGCTGCGCGTGCCGTTTGCCGGCATGGCCGATGCACCGCCCTACTATGTACTGCTGGAGAACGCCGACAGCGAATCCGAACAACACGCTCGCGAACGCTTTGAACACTTGCTGGAACTGGCTTTTGAAGACGGTTGCGTGCTGGATGCCGTGGTGGCCGAGAGCATCGCCCAAGCCCATGAGCTGTGGCATATCCGCGAGAGCATTCCGCTGGCCCAGGCAGAGGAAGGGCTGAATATCAAGCACGACATCTCGATTGCCGCCTCGCGCATTCCCGCCTTTGTGGAACATGCCGACGCCGTGCTGCAGCGCGAGATTCCCGGCGTGCGCCTGGTCAATTTCGGCCACCTGGGCGACGGCAATCTGCACTACAACGTGCAAGTGCCCGAAGGCGAGGACGGCAAGCAGTTTCTGCGCGACAAGGAAGCTCTGGTCAACCACCTGGTGTATGAAGCCGTGGCGGCGTTTGACGGCTCCTTCTCGGCCGAGCACGGCGTGGGCGCCCTCAAGGTCGACAAGCTGGAGAAATACCAGTCGCCGGTTGCGCTGCAAATGATGCACGCCATCAAAAATGCACTGGATCCCCAAGGCATCATGAACCCCGGCGTGGTGCTGGCGAAGAGCTGA
- a CDS encoding dihydrofolate reductase, with protein MAIHLIYARAANGVIGKDNAMPWHLPEDMAHFKQLTHGCAVIMGRKTWDSLPPRFRPLPGRTNIVVTRQAGWQADPVSESVRPAASLEEALQLGRQISSDVWVIGGAQIYAQALPLADSVEVTEIGRDYEGDAYAPVLGAEWKARQRSDHVAANGLPYSFVRYSRD; from the coding sequence ATGGCTATTCATCTCATCTATGCCCGCGCGGCCAACGGCGTCATCGGCAAGGACAACGCCATGCCCTGGCACCTGCCCGAAGACATGGCGCATTTCAAGCAACTGACCCACGGCTGCGCCGTCATCATGGGTCGCAAGACCTGGGACTCGCTGCCGCCGCGCTTTCGTCCTCTGCCCGGACGCACCAATATCGTCGTCACCCGCCAGGCCGGCTGGCAAGCCGATCCGGTCTCGGAAAGCGTGCGGCCTGCAGCCAGCCTGGAAGAAGCGCTGCAACTAGGGCGGCAAATCTCCAGCGATGTCTGGGTCATAGGCGGCGCGCAAATCTACGCCCAGGCCCTGCCCCTGGCCGACAGCGTGGAAGTGACCGAAATCGGCCGCGACTACGAAGGCGATGCCTATGCCCCGGTGCTGGGCGCAGAGTGGAAAGCCAGACAGCGCAGCGACCATGTGGCCGCCAACGGACTGCCCTACAGCTTTGTGCGCTACAGCCGCGATTGA
- a CDS encoding thymidylate synthase codes for MTSTTATLRPVRSQYENFMRHVFENGVAKTDRTGTGTRSVFGHQMRFDLSEGFPLVTTKKVHLKSIINELLWFLRGDSNVKWLQERGCTIWDEWADKETGDLGPVYGVQWRSWPKADGTHIDQIAEVVKQLKHNPDSRRIIVSAWNVADLDQMALMPCHAFFQFYVADGKLSCQLYQRSADIFLGVPFNIASYALLTHMLAQQCDLAVGDFIWTGGDCHIYNNHFDQVATQLTRQPFPYPLLNIKRKPDSIFDYTYEDFEVLEYQHHAAIKAPVAV; via the coding sequence ATGACCTCTACGACCGCCACTTTGCGCCCCGTGCGCTCGCAGTACGAAAACTTCATGCGCCACGTCTTTGAAAACGGCGTGGCCAAGACCGACCGCACCGGCACCGGAACGCGCAGCGTGTTCGGCCACCAGATGCGTTTTGACTTGTCCGAAGGTTTCCCTCTGGTCACCACCAAAAAGGTGCACCTCAAGTCCATCATCAATGAGCTGCTCTGGTTTCTGCGCGGCGACAGCAACGTCAAGTGGCTGCAAGAGCGCGGCTGCACCATCTGGGACGAGTGGGCCGATAAGGAAACCGGCGACCTGGGCCCGGTGTACGGCGTGCAGTGGCGCAGCTGGCCCAAGGCCGACGGCACGCACATCGACCAGATTGCCGAGGTGGTCAAACAGCTCAAGCACAACCCGGACAGCCGCCGCATCATCGTCAGCGCCTGGAATGTGGCCGATCTGGATCAGATGGCCCTCATGCCCTGCCATGCCTTCTTCCAGTTCTATGTGGCCGACGGCAAGCTCTCCTGCCAGCTCTACCAGCGCAGCGCCGACATCTTTCTGGGCGTGCCCTTCAATATTGCGTCATACGCGCTGCTGACCCATATGCTGGCCCAGCAATGCGATCTGGCCGTGGGCGACTTCATCTGGACCGGCGGCGACTGCCATATCTACAACAACCATTTCGATCAGGTCGCCACCCAGCTGACCCGCCAGCCCTTCCCCTATCCGCTGCTGAACATCAAGCGCAAGCCCGATTCCATCTTCGACTACACGTACGAGGATTTCGAAGTGCTGGAATACCAGCACCACGCTGCCATCAAGGCACCCGTGGCCGTCTGA